From Paenibacillus physcomitrellae, the proteins below share one genomic window:
- a CDS encoding ABC transporter ATP-binding protein, with the protein MKTKTGKALFKYALTAKRTFILALVMLAIGVAADLAGPFIARNMIDNHMLAIEKPFYETNTASGETVSYNGKLYKRGDRFAADETKGGEVHLLQAGRPFYFVEGAIPDTTGERSFEGGVLTLTKGGESLQYPAVKLSTKELYAFYKPELPGIRTLVLAYFGFLLVSILMEFGKTYWLQSSANRVIQKLRIDVYGHIQKLPVNYFDNLPAGKVVSRVTNDTEAVKDLFIAVLSNFFSGIVNMLGVYVALFLLDFRLGLICLFVIPVIAAWVVLYRKFATRYNTIIRSRLSEINAIINESIQGMPVIRVFRRQQQTSDEFEALNDDYMKHQNKMLNLNALTSHNLVNVIRNLAFAVVLWYFGGAYLSATGIVSLGVLYAFVDVLGRLFQPITGMVNQLAALDSSLVSAGRVFELMDQPGVDVTDGSMPRYKGNVEFDDVSFAYKKDYVLKNISFTAKQGETVALVGHTGSGKSSIINLLFRFYDPQKGSIRIDGQEVTSLPKQWIRQHMGIVLQDPYLFTGTIASNVSLGDSRISRETVEKALKDVGADRILAHLPGGLDEPVVEKGSTLSAGERQLISFARALAFDPAILILDEATANIDTETEALIQSALEVLKKGRTTFIIAHRLSTIRSADQILVLHKGEVVERGSHDELLALGGRYYQMYRLQGGIADAAENGSGQDQDSGSSSTVGDSDLPKTQGSSAPAAGSAGASHESKRPAAASPLPNLS; encoded by the coding sequence ATGAAAACAAAAACAGGCAAGGCCTTGTTTAAATACGCTTTAACCGCCAAAAGGACGTTTATTTTGGCGCTGGTCATGCTGGCGATCGGCGTGGCGGCCGATTTGGCCGGCCCGTTTATCGCCAGAAACATGATCGACAATCACATGCTGGCGATCGAGAAACCTTTTTACGAAACCAACACCGCTTCCGGCGAAACGGTCAGCTACAACGGCAAGCTGTATAAACGCGGCGACCGTTTTGCTGCGGATGAAACCAAAGGCGGCGAGGTGCATCTTCTCCAAGCCGGCCGGCCGTTTTATTTCGTTGAAGGAGCGATTCCGGACACGACGGGCGAACGTTCCTTCGAAGGCGGCGTACTGACCCTTACCAAAGGCGGCGAAAGCCTGCAATACCCGGCCGTTAAGCTGTCGACCAAAGAGCTGTATGCTTTTTACAAACCTGAGCTGCCGGGCATCCGGACATTGGTCCTCGCCTATTTCGGCTTCCTGCTCGTCTCCATCCTCATGGAGTTCGGCAAAACGTATTGGCTGCAATCGTCGGCGAACAGAGTCATTCAAAAGCTGCGCATCGATGTATACGGGCATATTCAAAAGCTGCCGGTCAACTATTTTGATAATCTTCCCGCCGGTAAAGTTGTTTCCCGGGTGACAAACGATACCGAAGCCGTCAAAGATTTGTTTATCGCGGTTTTATCCAACTTTTTCTCCGGGATCGTCAATATGCTCGGCGTTTATGTGGCCCTGTTCCTGCTTGATTTCCGGCTTGGCCTCATCTGCCTGTTCGTCATTCCTGTCATCGCGGCCTGGGTGGTGCTTTACCGCAAGTTTGCGACCCGATACAACACGATCATCCGCTCCCGGCTGAGCGAAATCAACGCCATCATTAACGAATCCATCCAGGGCATGCCGGTGATCCGGGTATTCCGCCGCCAGCAGCAAACAAGCGATGAATTCGAAGCCTTAAACGACGATTACATGAAACACCAGAACAAAATGCTCAACCTGAACGCCTTGACCTCCCACAACCTGGTTAACGTGATCCGGAATCTCGCTTTTGCCGTGGTGCTCTGGTATTTCGGCGGGGCGTACCTGTCTGCAACAGGCATCGTTTCGCTTGGCGTGTTGTACGCCTTCGTCGACGTCCTCGGCCGCTTGTTCCAGCCGATTACAGGCATGGTCAACCAGCTGGCAGCGCTGGACTCCTCTCTCGTATCCGCAGGCCGCGTATTCGAGCTGATGGATCAGCCCGGCGTGGACGTGACGGACGGCAGCATGCCGCGTTACAAAGGCAATGTGGAATTCGACGACGTTTCTTTTGCTTATAAGAAAGATTATGTGCTGAAAAACATCAGCTTCACTGCCAAGCAGGGCGAAACCGTAGCGCTTGTCGGCCACACCGGCTCGGGAAAAAGCTCGATCATCAACCTGCTGTTCCGGTTCTATGATCCTCAGAAAGGCTCCATCCGTATCGACGGCCAGGAGGTCACCAGCCTGCCGAAGCAGTGGATCCGCCAGCATATGGGCATCGTGCTGCAGGATCCTTATCTGTTCACCGGAACGATCGCCAGCAACGTCAGTCTCGGCGACAGCCGAATCTCCCGCGAAACGGTCGAGAAAGCATTAAAGGATGTCGGCGCCGACCGCATCCTGGCCCATTTGCCGGGCGGTCTTGACGAGCCGGTCGTGGAAAAAGGCAGCACGCTCTCCGCTGGCGAGCGGCAGCTGATCTCTTTTGCCCGGGCGCTGGCTTTCGACCCGGCCATCCTCATTCTCGATGAGGCCACGGCCAACATCGATACCGAAACCGAAGCGCTGATCCAATCCGCGCTTGAGGTGCTGAAGAAAGGGCGCACGACGTTTATCATCGCCCACCGCCTTTCCACCATCCGCAGCGCCGACCAGATTCTGGTGCTGCACAAAGGCGAAGTCGTGGAACGCGGCTCCCACGATGAGCTGCTTGCTCTCGGCGGACGTTATTACCAAATGTACCGCCTGCAGGGCGGCATAGCGGATGCCGCAGAGAATGGCTCCGGGCAAGATCAAGATAGCGGCTCCAGCTCCACGGTTGGCGATTCGGATTTGCCGAAGACTCAGGGATCGTCGGCGCCCGCTGCCGGATCCGCCGGAGCGTCCCATGAATCCAAACGGCCAGCAGCAGCTTCGCCTCTGCCGAATTTGTCTTAA
- a CDS encoding ABC transporter ATP-binding protein, whose amino-acid sequence MFSVLKNLGWFFRREKQRYTIGLIFLIVVGVLELAPPRLLGSAIDDIVSGSITWNLLTMYILSIVGLLVLIYLITYVWMHKLFGGSNLVERLLRTRFMNHLLRMTPPFFERSRTGDLMARATNDLRSVAQTAGFGMLTLTDSTAYLTTIFVAMATLISWKLTLAAIIPLPFIALAMKIYGKIIHERYTLAQDAFGDMNDQVLESVAGVRVIRAYVQERNDEARFENITNDVYQKNLAVAKVDAYFEPTIRLCVGLSYVISLTYGMYLVFHNELTLGNLVSFNMYLGMMIWPMFAIGELINIMQRGGASLDRVNETLSVKPDVEDAEHPVAVAAPDSIAFHDVTFRYPTSTVNNLEHIRLNLKRGETLGVVGRTGAGKSTLLKQLLHEYPLGTGDLLISGVPMPLIAKDQLHGWIGYVPQEQILFSKTVRQNIQYGRPNADDELIMDAIRTASFDGDLHTLSDGLETLVGEKGVALSGGQKQRVSLARAFIADPEILILDDALSAVDARTEARIIENIRSKRSGKTTLIATHRLSAIEHADHIVVLEKGRIVEEGTHEELLAKGGWYREQYERQQVESNLTD is encoded by the coding sequence ATGTTTTCGGTACTAAAAAATTTAGGCTGGTTCTTCCGCCGGGAGAAACAGCGCTACACGATCGGACTTATTTTTCTGATTGTGGTCGGCGTTCTGGAGCTGGCTCCCCCACGGCTGCTCGGCAGCGCCATTGACGACATCGTCAGCGGCTCCATCACGTGGAATTTACTGACGATGTACATTTTATCGATCGTGGGCCTGCTGGTCCTGATCTATCTGATTACTTATGTTTGGATGCACAAGCTGTTTGGCGGATCCAATCTGGTGGAACGGCTGCTGCGGACCCGGTTTATGAACCATCTGCTGCGGATGACGCCGCCGTTCTTCGAACGGAGCCGGACCGGCGACCTGATGGCGCGGGCCACCAACGACTTGCGTTCCGTCGCCCAGACAGCCGGTTTCGGCATGCTGACCCTGACGGATTCAACCGCTTATCTGACCACGATCTTCGTAGCCATGGCAACCCTGATCAGCTGGAAGCTGACGCTGGCGGCGATTATCCCGCTTCCTTTCATCGCTTTGGCGATGAAAATTTACGGCAAAATCATTCACGAGCGGTATACGCTTGCCCAGGATGCCTTTGGCGACATGAACGACCAGGTGCTTGAATCAGTAGCCGGCGTACGCGTTATCCGCGCCTATGTGCAGGAACGGAACGACGAAGCGCGGTTTGAGAACATCACCAACGATGTTTATCAGAAAAATCTAGCAGTAGCCAAAGTCGACGCTTATTTCGAGCCGACGATCCGCCTCTGCGTAGGCCTGAGTTATGTGATCAGCCTGACGTACGGCATGTATCTTGTGTTCCACAATGAGCTGACGCTGGGCAATCTCGTCTCCTTTAATATGTATCTTGGCATGATGATCTGGCCGATGTTCGCCATCGGCGAATTGATCAACATCATGCAGCGCGGCGGCGCTTCGCTGGACCGCGTCAACGAAACGCTCAGCGTAAAGCCGGACGTGGAAGACGCCGAACATCCCGTAGCTGTGGCTGCTCCGGATTCCATTGCATTTCATGACGTGACGTTCCGTTATCCAACTTCGACTGTAAACAATTTGGAGCATATCCGTCTGAACCTGAAACGCGGCGAAACGCTTGGTGTTGTAGGGCGGACCGGTGCCGGCAAATCAACGCTGCTGAAGCAGCTGCTGCACGAATATCCACTGGGCACCGGCGATCTGCTCATTTCCGGCGTGCCGATGCCGTTGATCGCCAAAGACCAGCTGCACGGCTGGATCGGCTACGTGCCGCAGGAGCAAATTTTGTTCTCTAAAACCGTCCGGCAGAATATCCAATACGGACGGCCAAACGCCGATGACGAGCTGATCATGGACGCCATCCGCACCGCCTCCTTCGACGGCGACCTGCATACGTTATCCGACGGGCTGGAGACGCTGGTCGGCGAAAAAGGCGTCGCCCTATCCGGCGGGCAGAAGCAGCGCGTTTCGCTGGCCCGGGCGTTTATCGCCGATCCGGAGATTCTGATCCTTGACGATGCTTTATCGGCCGTCGACGCCAGAACCGAAGCGCGGATCATTGAAAATATCCGCAGCAAACGCTCCGGCAAAACAACCCTGATCGCCACGCACCGGCTTTCCGCTATCGAACACGCCGACCATATCGTCGTGCTGGAGAAAGGCCGGATCGTGGAGGAAGGAACGCACGAGGAACTGCTGGCGAAAGGCGGCTGGTACCGCGAGCAATATGAACGGCAGCAGGTTGAATCCAACCTGACAGACTAG
- a CDS encoding HesB/YadR/YfhF family protein — protein sequence MIHVAEDAAEWYKKELNLHEGQSVRFFARYSAGGHIHPGFSLGIDTEEPKKPGLSTTVGGIRFYMEEQDLWYLDGYDLKVSYDGETDDIIYEYVQ from the coding sequence ATGATTCACGTTGCAGAGGATGCAGCCGAATGGTATAAGAAAGAACTGAACCTCCACGAAGGGCAGTCGGTTCGTTTTTTTGCCCGTTATAGCGCCGGCGGACATATCCATCCCGGATTTTCGCTCGGAATCGATACCGAAGAACCTAAGAAGCCGGGATTATCCACGACTGTAGGCGGCATTCGTTTCTATATGGAAGAGCAGGATTTGTGGTATTTGGACGGTTATGACTTGAAAGTCAGCTATGATGGGGAAACCGACGACATCATTTATGAGTACGTGCAGTAA
- a CDS encoding ADP-heptose synthase produces MTRRFVIEAVMVAIYGELLAPSGPVEYIVPYNTIMELYEFRDSTEPLMNDLEDDRYVKDKINELIAYMEEPLNRKRLEKILVMPWGKTASILLDEHITWTVVNAVDNEQYGEYLDPIETEIILTAQKENAPILTDQFELIRRIIEAEVPVQVFDIQDFEFAMEDNVFS; encoded by the coding sequence ATGACACGCCGATTTGTCATTGAAGCTGTAATGGTCGCGATATACGGTGAACTTTTGGCACCTTCCGGCCCCGTAGAATATATTGTGCCTTACAACACGATCATGGAATTGTACGAATTTCGGGACAGCACCGAACCGCTCATGAATGATCTGGAAGACGACCGTTACGTGAAGGATAAGATCAATGAGCTGATCGCTTATATGGAAGAGCCCTTGAACCGGAAACGGCTGGAGAAGATCCTGGTTATGCCCTGGGGGAAAACGGCGTCCATCCTGCTCGATGAACACATTACCTGGACGGTCGTAAATGCCGTGGATAACGAACAGTACGGCGAATATCTGGACCCCATCGAAACGGAAATCATCCTGACCGCCCAGAAAGAGAATGCCCCCATTCTGACGGACCAATTCGAGCTGATCCGCCGGATTATCGAAGCCGAGGTGCCTGTTCAAGTCTTTGATATTCAGGATTTCGAGTTCGCCATGGAAGACAATGTTTTCAGCTGA
- a CDS encoding ABC transporter ATP-binding protein translates to MNPFKAYFVFVKPYWKWILLTLLIGLLKFGIPSLLPLLLKYVVDDLLMNAELTSAERIRGLGMALAAAMFLFIVVRGPVEYFRQYFAQLITARILFDLRSRLYDHLQRLSLRYYQNTKVGEIISRFINDAEQTKNIVEVGMMNVWLDLFTLIFVLGFMLYLDPILTLVAISVLPFYAISVNLLYKRLKKLTKERSAALAGIQAYLHERIQGISIIRSFALERHEGKRFRGINGRYLDKALNQSRWNAWTFAITNTLTDIAPLLVIGYGGYHVIQGGLTLGTFVAFFGYLDRLYAPLRRLINSSSVLTQASASWERVEELLDQPYDMVDAKEAKELPDGQTSIVFDKVWFKYQPDHDWVLKQIEMDIKPGQTVAFVGMSGGGKSSLVGLIPRFYDVQQGTIYVGGTDVRKLTMHSLRSRIGMVLQENFLFSGSVKDNILLGRPDASDEEVVESAKAANAHDFIMQLPTGYDTEVGERGVKLSGGQKQRIAIARVFLKNPPVLILDEATSALDLESENLIQQSLQRLSESRTTLIVAHRLSTITHADRIYVMNHGEIAETGTHTELMEQGGIYARLYNIQHLHLNEEGDSLQLASAASEERLK, encoded by the coding sequence TTGAATCCGTTTAAAGCTTATTTTGTTTTTGTCAAACCTTATTGGAAATGGATCCTGCTTACGCTGCTGATCGGTCTGCTCAAGTTCGGGATTCCATCTCTGCTGCCTCTATTATTAAAATATGTAGTTGATGACCTGCTCATGAATGCCGAGCTGACATCGGCTGAAAGGATTCGCGGGCTGGGGATGGCTTTGGCGGCGGCGATGTTCCTGTTCATTGTAGTAAGGGGGCCGGTTGAATACTTCCGGCAATACTTCGCACAATTAATTACCGCTAGAATTTTGTTTGATCTGCGCAGCAGACTTTATGATCACCTGCAAAGGTTGTCACTGCGCTATTACCAGAATACAAAGGTCGGCGAAATTATTTCACGGTTCATCAACGATGCTGAGCAGACGAAAAACATCGTGGAAGTTGGCATGATGAACGTCTGGCTGGATTTGTTCACGCTTATCTTTGTGCTTGGATTTATGCTTTATCTGGACCCGATCCTGACCTTGGTCGCCATTTCGGTGCTTCCTTTTTACGCTATATCCGTTAACCTGCTCTACAAACGATTGAAAAAGCTGACGAAAGAGCGCTCTGCCGCGCTCGCGGGCATCCAGGCGTATTTGCATGAGCGCATCCAGGGTATTTCCATTATCCGCAGCTTTGCGCTGGAACGCCACGAAGGCAAACGATTCCGCGGCATAAACGGACGTTATCTGGACAAGGCGCTGAATCAAAGCCGCTGGAACGCCTGGACCTTTGCCATTACCAATACACTCACCGATATTGCGCCGCTTCTCGTCATCGGTTACGGGGGATACCATGTCATCCAGGGCGGGCTCACGCTGGGAACCTTTGTGGCCTTCTTTGGTTATCTTGATCGGCTGTATGCTCCGCTGAGACGCCTGATTAATTCCTCGTCCGTTCTGACCCAGGCATCAGCCTCATGGGAGCGGGTGGAAGAGCTGCTGGATCAGCCGTATGACATGGTTGATGCCAAAGAGGCGAAGGAGCTCCCGGACGGACAAACGAGCATTGTCTTTGACAAGGTCTGGTTCAAATATCAGCCGGATCATGACTGGGTGCTCAAACAAATTGAAATGGACATCAAACCGGGTCAGACCGTCGCGTTTGTCGGAATGAGCGGAGGTGGTAAATCGTCATTGGTTGGGCTTATCCCGAGGTTTTATGACGTTCAGCAGGGGACAATTTATGTTGGAGGAACCGATGTGCGCAAGCTGACCATGCACAGCCTGCGCAGCCGGATCGGCATGGTGCTGCAGGAGAATTTCCTGTTCAGCGGTTCGGTGAAGGACAACATTCTGCTTGGCAGACCGGATGCATCCGATGAGGAAGTGGTAGAATCGGCGAAGGCTGCTAACGCGCATGATTTCATCATGCAACTGCCGACCGGTTATGACACAGAGGTCGGGGAGCGGGGCGTGAAGCTTTCGGGCGGCCAGAAGCAGCGGATTGCGATTGCCCGGGTGTTCCTCAAGAACCCGCCTGTGTTGATTCTGGACGAAGCGACCTCGGCGCTGGATCTGGAGTCCGAAAATCTTATTCAGCAGTCTTTGCAGCGCCTGTCCGAGAGCCGGACCACTTTAATTGTCGCTCACCGGCTGTCCACGATTACGCATGCGGACCGGATTTATGTGATGAATCACGGCGAGATTGCCGAAACCGGTACGCATACGGAGCTGATGGAGCAAGGCGGCATTTACGCCAGACTTTATAATATTCAGCATTTGCATCTGAATGAAGAGGGAGATAGCCTGCAGCTGGCTTCCGCAGCGAGTGAGGAAAGATTAAAGTAA
- a CDS encoding DUF441 domain-containing protein, translating into MAQIDVTALLLLALAALGIFSSNMPITVAILVLLFLRVTKLHAAFPFLEKYGLTIGILILTIGVMTPLASGKIPLDSVWQSFLNWKSLLAIAVGMLVAYLGGRGASLMAGQPIIVTGLLIGTVLGVAFFKGVPVGPLIAAGILSLLIGRG; encoded by the coding sequence ATGGCGCAAATTGACGTCACGGCCCTTCTGCTGCTGGCCTTGGCCGCACTTGGCATTTTCAGCAGCAATATGCCGATCACGGTGGCCATTCTGGTCCTGCTGTTCCTTCGGGTGACCAAACTTCATGCCGCTTTCCCGTTTCTGGAGAAATACGGCCTGACCATCGGGATTCTGATCCTCACAATCGGGGTTATGACCCCGCTGGCCAGCGGAAAAATCCCGCTTGATTCCGTCTGGCAGTCCTTCCTGAACTGGAAGTCGCTGCTGGCTATCGCCGTCGGCATGCTCGTCGCTTATCTGGGCGGCCGCGGCGCGAGCCTGATGGCCGGCCAGCCAATCATCGTGACGGGCCTGCTGATCGGCACCGTGCTGGGAGTCGCCTTCTTCAAAGGCGTGCCCGTCGGACCGCTGATCGCAGCCGGGATTTTGTCCCTGTTGATCGGTCGGGGGTAA
- a CDS encoding YpdA family putative bacillithiol disulfide reductase gives MEDVIIIGAGPCGLSAAIECQKQGLSALIIEKHNIVHSIFLYPVNMQFFSTAELLEIGDIPFPSSNEKPYRHEALVYYRRVADHYGLRIATYEEAESIIKEQDGTFTIKTQRRFGESRELKARNVVVSSGYFDHPNMLGIPGEDSDKVTHYFREAHPYAGMEVAVIGGSNSAVDAAMELERVGANVTVIYRGDDLSGNIKPWVRPLFDGLVNKGKIRTVTRSRVVEIQPDHVVVESLEDGSHEQLANDFVVAMTGFRPDRGLLSASGIEMSEDQDKPVFDPTTMESNVPGLYVAGVVASGRNANEVFIETGRGHGKLIAAHIAARRLEAEAVRDTAEAPYGAN, from the coding sequence ATGGAAGACGTCATTATTATCGGAGCAGGACCCTGCGGTTTGTCTGCAGCTATCGAATGTCAGAAGCAGGGATTATCGGCTCTTATTATTGAAAAACACAATATTGTTCATTCCATTTTCTTATACCCGGTTAACATGCAGTTCTTCAGTACAGCCGAGCTGCTGGAGATCGGAGACATTCCGTTCCCCTCCTCCAATGAGAAGCCTTACCGGCATGAAGCGCTTGTTTATTACCGCAGGGTTGCGGATCATTACGGGCTGCGCATCGCTACATACGAAGAAGCCGAATCCATTATCAAGGAACAGGACGGCACCTTCACGATCAAGACCCAGCGGCGTTTTGGCGAAAGCCGCGAGCTGAAAGCAAGGAACGTCGTTGTCTCCTCCGGCTATTTCGATCATCCGAATATGCTGGGGATTCCCGGGGAAGACAGCGATAAGGTGACCCATTATTTCCGCGAAGCTCATCCATATGCCGGCATGGAAGTTGCCGTCATCGGCGGAAGCAACTCTGCGGTGGATGCCGCCATGGAGCTGGAGCGGGTTGGAGCGAACGTTACCGTCATTTACCGCGGCGATGATTTGTCCGGCAACATCAAACCGTGGGTTAGACCTCTATTTGACGGGCTGGTGAATAAGGGTAAAATCCGCACGGTCACCCGGTCTCGCGTGGTAGAAATTCAGCCTGATCATGTCGTTGTAGAATCACTGGAGGATGGAAGCCATGAGCAGCTGGCCAATGATTTTGTTGTCGCGATGACCGGCTTCCGCCCCGACCGCGGCCTGCTGTCTGCCTCGGGCATCGAGATGTCCGAGGATCAGGATAAGCCGGTCTTTGATCCAACTACCATGGAGAGCAATGTGCCCGGCCTGTATGTGGCGGGCGTTGTCGCTTCCGGACGGAATGCCAATGAAGTCTTCATCGAAACCGGCCGCGGACATGGCAAGCTAATTGCTGCCCATATAGCCGCCCGACGCCTGGAAGCAGAAGCGGTCCGCGATACAGCGGAGGCCCCTTATGGCGCAAATTGA
- a CDS encoding metalloregulator ArsR/SmtB family transcription factor, producing MQLEKMVAYHKAMGDPTRIRMLMLLAEQERSGQELAELLHLSQPTITHHAAKLREAALIKERRDKNTVYFQVNPYFIEQGAAASVAYILNRTGGNEMENVTQQSEQETLKQSVLRNFFAKDGRLKQIPAQLKKKVIVLEYLAEQLTPGRKYEEKEINEFIKQYHEDFATLRREFIMHQFMYREEGIYELNPKTMWTSWHQLR from the coding sequence ATGCAGCTTGAGAAGATGGTAGCTTATCATAAAGCGATGGGAGATCCAACCCGCATCCGGATGCTGATGCTGCTGGCCGAGCAGGAGCGGAGCGGACAGGAGCTTGCCGAGCTGCTTCATCTGTCCCAGCCTACGATTACCCACCACGCGGCCAAGCTGCGCGAAGCGGCGCTGATCAAGGAACGCAGGGACAAGAACACTGTTTATTTCCAGGTGAATCCTTATTTCATAGAGCAGGGCGCTGCAGCGTCTGTGGCCTATATTTTAAACCGGACAGGAGGAAACGAAATGGAGAACGTAACGCAGCAATCGGAGCAGGAGACGCTCAAGCAGTCGGTTTTGCGAAATTTTTTCGCCAAGGACGGCCGTTTGAAGCAGATTCCGGCTCAGCTCAAGAAGAAGGTCATTGTGCTGGAATATTTGGCCGAGCAGCTGACGCCGGGACGGAAATACGAGGAGAAAGAGATCAACGAATTTATCAAGCAGTATCATGAGGACTTCGCAACGCTGCGCAGAGAGTTTATCATGCATCAGTTCATGTACCGGGAAGAAGGGATCTATGAACTGAATCCAAAAACGATGTGGACCTCCTGGCATCAGCTCCGTTAA
- a CDS encoding DUF3939 domain-containing protein — translation MLFWNKKTKVAEPVEVEVSLEQVRRAVLQYEDDTPDTINRLTLIQPDGSLDTNRLARYLGGPSKHKFYLSRETFEIFEEADRHIPYYLDLVQMAVDDYVNETGKLPLVKGSLEGEIDYRALMQEHYLKELPPLPLYLTDQELMLSRHPFSME, via the coding sequence ATGCTGTTTTGGAACAAGAAAACGAAGGTCGCGGAACCTGTTGAAGTTGAAGTCTCGCTCGAGCAGGTTCGCAGAGCCGTCCTGCAGTACGAAGATGATACGCCGGACACGATTAACCGATTGACGTTGATTCAACCCGACGGCAGTCTCGATACAAACCGGCTGGCTCGTTATTTAGGCGGTCCAAGCAAACACAAATTTTATCTATCCCGAGAAACGTTTGAAATATTTGAAGAAGCCGACCGCCACATTCCTTATTATCTGGACCTGGTGCAGATGGCGGTGGACGATTACGTGAACGAAACCGGTAAACTTCCGCTGGTGAAAGGCTCCTTGGAAGGAGAAATCGATTACCGGGCGCTGATGCAGGAGCATTATTTGAAGGAGCTTCCGCCGCTGCCGCTGTATTTGACGGATCAGGAGCTCATGCTCAGCCGTCATCCTTTTTCGATGGAATAA
- a CDS encoding MFS transporter codes for MNLPWKKNLYVLWCGVFCTSTAYSMVIPFLTLFINKDLGVESNVSFWSGLLFGVTFLASALIAPFWGSLADKYGRKPMLLRSGFSLCAVYLLMAVVQNPYELLVVRILSGLLAGYVPSAIALVGTNTPEKHVGYALGIMATAGASGSIVGPLLGGVLSKFIGYRECFLVAAFVVLMSAIIAWIGAKEENFDRNRTRSHVMDDLKEASANRPLMRQLGVVLIVTASVMVLEPLLTLYVLELGSSHDNASLSSGVIFSAVGVATVVAAPIWGKIGQKIGYERTLMIGLLGGGLGNVLQLLFHNLVGFGILRFVYGLFFAAVYPGLNALIVKATTPEFRGRAFSLNQSSSQLGNMVGPIAGGTLGAYIPIPIVFLLNGVLLTATAGTLKWKQLKVRRAKDQAADV; via the coding sequence ATGAATTTGCCCTGGAAAAAGAACCTCTATGTGCTTTGGTGCGGCGTCTTCTGTACAAGCACGGCTTATTCAATGGTCATCCCTTTTCTGACGTTGTTTATCAACAAGGATTTGGGTGTAGAGTCGAATGTGTCCTTTTGGTCGGGCCTGCTATTTGGTGTAACCTTTCTGGCTAGTGCGCTGATTGCGCCCTTCTGGGGCTCGCTCGCTGACAAATACGGCCGCAAACCGATGCTGCTGCGCTCGGGCTTCAGCCTGTGTGCGGTTTATCTCCTGATGGCCGTCGTCCAGAATCCTTATGAGCTTCTGGTTGTCCGCATTTTGTCGGGGCTGCTTGCCGGTTATGTCCCTTCGGCTATCGCTTTGGTCGGTACCAATACGCCGGAGAAGCACGTTGGCTACGCGCTTGGCATTATGGCAACGGCCGGAGCGTCGGGCAGCATTGTTGGTCCGCTGCTTGGCGGCGTGCTGAGCAAATTTATCGGTTACAGGGAATGTTTCCTGGTAGCCGCGTTTGTAGTACTCATGTCCGCGATCATTGCCTGGATCGGAGCGAAGGAAGAGAACTTCGACCGCAACCGGACACGGTCGCACGTCATGGATGATTTGAAGGAAGCTTCGGCTAACCGTCCGTTAATGCGTCAGCTGGGAGTCGTGCTGATTGTGACGGCTTCGGTCATGGTGCTAGAGCCGCTGCTGACGCTTTATGTGCTGGAGCTTGGCTCCTCGCATGACAATGCTTCGTTAAGCTCCGGCGTGATCTTCTCTGCGGTGGGCGTAGCCACGGTCGTTGCGGCTCCGATCTGGGGAAAAATCGGCCAGAAGATCGGTTACGAGCGGACCTTGATGATCGGCCTTCTCGGCGGAGGCCTAGGCAATGTGCTGCAGCTGCTGTTCCACAATTTGGTTGGCTTCGGCATTCTGCGTTTTGTGTACGGGCTTTTCTTTGCGGCGGTATATCCGGGTTTGAATGCCCTGATTGTCAAGGCGACAACACCAGAATTCCGCGGACGCGCCTTCAGCCTGAATCAGTCGTCCAGTCAGCTGGGCAATATGGTCGGTCCGATTGCGGGCGGCACGTTAGGGGCCTATATTCCGATCCCGATTGTCTTTCTGCTCAACGGGGTGCTGCTCACGGCCACGGCCGGCACGCTGAAGTGGAAGCAGCTTAAAGTGCGCAGGGCGAAAGATCAGGCGGCGGACGTTTGA